One genomic segment of Lysobacter sp. 5GHs7-4 includes these proteins:
- a CDS encoding YdbL family protein, protein MRRWMGLPVAAVMLTACVTINVYFPAAEAKEAAKEFVEKVIGDEVQPTAPTPTPAPKPGGQSASLGPRIDWLSLVGIGSAYAQSSPDITIKTPAIQAIQARMKGRFDGQLRAHFDSGALGFGNDGNVEVRDAAQIPLAARVGVNQAVADQNRDSAAVYREVAVANGHPEWEPQIRKVFARQWIDSARGGWWYQDAGGGWKQK, encoded by the coding sequence ATGCGCCGTTGGATGGGTTTGCCGGTCGCCGCCGTGATGCTCACGGCCTGCGTGACGATCAACGTGTACTTCCCGGCCGCCGAGGCCAAGGAAGCGGCCAAGGAATTCGTCGAGAAGGTGATCGGCGACGAGGTCCAGCCCACCGCGCCGACGCCCACGCCTGCGCCCAAGCCGGGCGGGCAGAGCGCGTCGTTGGGCCCGCGCATCGACTGGCTGTCGCTGGTCGGCATCGGCAGCGCCTACGCGCAGTCCTCGCCGGACATCACCATCAAGACGCCCGCGATCCAGGCCATCCAGGCGCGCATGAAGGGCCGCTTCGACGGCCAGCTGCGCGCGCATTTCGATTCCGGCGCGCTGGGCTTCGGCAACGACGGCAACGTCGAGGTGCGCGACGCGGCGCAGATCCCGCTGGCCGCGCGCGTCGGCGTCAACCAGGCCGTGGCCGATCAGAACCGCGATTCGGCCGCGGTGTACCGCGAGGTGGCGGTCGCCAACGGCCACCCGGAATGGGAGCCGCAGATCCGCAAGGTGTTCGCGCGCCAGTGGATCGACAGCGCCCGCGGCGGCTGGTGGTACCAGGACGCCGGCGGCGGTTGGAAGCAGAAGTAA
- a CDS encoding CYTH domain-containing protein produces MGIEIERKFLVAGDGWRAQAREVVAMAQGYLNDLAILDSGAMKASVRVRIAGDAAYLNLKSRELGHTRQEFDYPIPVADARALMALCTGGAIDKRRHYVEHEGHVWEVDEFLGDNAGLVVAELELAHADEAYVRPDWLGREVTDAARYYNLALATRPYAQWDEQERAGLAP; encoded by the coding sequence ATGGGTATCGAAATCGAGCGCAAATTTCTGGTGGCCGGCGACGGCTGGCGCGCGCAGGCGCGGGAGGTCGTGGCGATGGCGCAGGGGTACCTGAACGATCTGGCCATCCTCGACAGCGGTGCGATGAAGGCCTCGGTGCGCGTGCGCATCGCCGGCGATGCGGCTTATCTCAACCTCAAGTCGCGCGAGCTAGGGCACACCCGCCAGGAGTTCGACTATCCGATCCCGGTGGCCGACGCGCGCGCGTTGATGGCGCTGTGTACGGGCGGTGCGATTGACAAGCGCCGGCACTATGTGGAGCACGAGGGGCATGTGTGGGAAGTCGACGAGTTCCTGGGCGACAACGCCGGGCTGGTGGTGGCCGAGCTGGAGCTGGCGCACGCCGACGAGGCCTATGTGCGTCCGGACTGGCTGGGGCGCGAAGTGACCGATGCGGCGCGCTACTACAACCTGGCCCTGGCGACGCGGCCGTACGCGCAGTGGGACGAGCAGGAGCGCGCGGGCCTGGCGCCCTGA
- the rlmD gene encoding 23S rRNA (uracil(1939)-C(5))-methyltransferase RlmD yields MPAAVARIDQTPFEVAIGGLTHDGRGVARRPDGKAVFVAGALPGERVMAKQTARSRSYDEAVTLEVLEASADRVAARCQHFGTCGGCALQHMAEDRQILAKQSVLMENLERIGHVTPERVLPALTDSAWGYRRKGRFSVRRVEKKDKTLVGFRETDPRFVADIARCETVIPAIGDKISALAALVDSLQARREIPQVEFIAGDAMLDDGDNAHCGVALTFRHLAPLSESDRSAIVAFAREHGFAVFLQPGGVDSVHPLWPAAPRLAFTLPQWNLELTFRPLDFIQVNAGLNGRMIQHALDLLAPQPEDRVLDLFAGLGNFTLPLARQVREVVGVEGEAGLVQRARENAAHNGLANAQFYAADLGKDLSGEAWMREGFDRLLLDPPRSGADFVLTQLPLKQFKRIVYVSCHPASLARDAGYLVREKGWKLRAAGVMDMFPHTAHVESIALFEP; encoded by the coding sequence CTGCCAGCAGCTGTGGCCCGCATCGATCAAACCCCTTTCGAGGTCGCCATCGGCGGCCTGACGCACGACGGCCGCGGCGTAGCCCGCCGCCCCGACGGCAAAGCCGTGTTCGTCGCCGGTGCCCTGCCGGGCGAACGCGTGATGGCCAAGCAGACCGCGCGCTCGCGCAGCTACGACGAGGCGGTGACGCTGGAGGTGCTGGAAGCCTCGGCCGACCGCGTCGCCGCGCGCTGCCAGCATTTCGGTACCTGCGGCGGCTGCGCGCTGCAGCACATGGCCGAGGACCGCCAGATCCTGGCCAAGCAAAGCGTGCTGATGGAGAACCTGGAACGCATCGGTCACGTCACGCCCGAGCGCGTGCTGCCGGCGCTGACCGATTCGGCCTGGGGCTACCGCCGCAAGGGCCGGTTCTCGGTGCGCCGGGTCGAGAAGAAGGACAAGACCCTGGTCGGTTTCCGCGAAACCGATCCGCGCTTCGTCGCCGACATCGCGCGCTGCGAAACGGTGATTCCGGCGATCGGCGACAAGATTTCCGCGCTGGCGGCGCTGGTCGATAGCCTGCAGGCGCGGCGCGAGATTCCCCAGGTGGAGTTCATCGCCGGCGACGCCATGCTCGACGACGGCGATAACGCCCACTGCGGCGTGGCGCTGACCTTCCGCCATCTGGCGCCGCTGTCGGAGTCCGACCGCAGCGCCATCGTCGCCTTCGCGCGTGAGCACGGGTTCGCCGTGTTCCTGCAGCCCGGCGGCGTCGACAGCGTGCACCCGCTGTGGCCGGCCGCGCCGCGGCTGGCGTTCACGCTGCCGCAGTGGAACCTGGAGCTGACGTTCCGGCCGCTGGACTTCATCCAGGTCAACGCCGGTTTGAACGGCCGCATGATCCAGCATGCGCTGGACCTGCTAGCGCCGCAGCCGGAGGATCGCGTGCTCGATCTGTTCGCGGGCCTGGGAAATTTCACTCTGCCGCTGGCGCGGCAGGTACGCGAAGTGGTGGGCGTGGAGGGCGAGGCGGGGCTGGTTCAGCGCGCTCGCGAGAACGCCGCGCACAACGGCCTGGCCAATGCGCAGTTCTACGCGGCCGATTTGGGCAAGGATCTCAGCGGCGAGGCCTGGATGCGCGAGGGCTTCGACCGGCTGCTGCTGGATCCGCCGCGCTCCGGTGCGGATTTCGTGCTGACGCAGCTGCCGTTGAAGCAATTCAAGCGCATCGTGTACGTCAGCTGTCATCCGGCCTCGTTGGCGCGCGATGCGGGGTATCTGGTACGGGAGAAGGGCTGGAAGCTGCGCGCGGCGGGGGTGATGGACATGTTCCCGCATACGGCGCATGTGGAGTCGATCGCGCTGTTCGAACCCTGA